From one Holophagales bacterium genomic stretch:
- a CDS encoding ketoacyl-ACP synthase III, translated as MSSRQRTTVIRSSGSYLPPQVVTNEMLSRIMDTTDAWIVPRTGIRERRFVAPGVGPAELAEHAARTALEKAGLTPGDVDLVIFATMTPDHYFPGSGGLLAARLGMTSTFALDIRMQCAGFLSGLQTADAFIRSGTYDRVLLVGAEVHSGLMPWPESVWDVMLGRGEGPCDPYWYERATGMRDRAVLFGDGAGALVLEANESGDGRGFLGFVMKTDGAHWDKLYVPGGGCKSRPYFTPEMFDALGTIPIVEGRQVFRLASQLMPEAVRDVLAKTGHGLGELDLLLMHQANLRINESVQKVLGLPDEKVFNNIQKYGNTTAATLPLVYDEAVAAGRIGPGALVGFTALGAGLHWGAAVARI; from the coding sequence ATGAGCTCCAGACAGAGAACGACCGTCATCCGCAGCTCCGGCAGCTACCTTCCGCCCCAGGTCGTCACGAACGAGATGCTCTCGAGGATCATGGACACCACCGACGCGTGGATCGTCCCGCGGACGGGCATCCGGGAGCGCCGGTTCGTCGCGCCCGGAGTCGGCCCTGCCGAGCTCGCCGAGCACGCGGCCCGAACGGCCCTCGAGAAGGCCGGGTTGACGCCCGGCGACGTCGACCTCGTCATCTTCGCGACGATGACCCCGGACCACTACTTCCCGGGAAGCGGCGGTCTTCTCGCGGCCCGGCTCGGGATGACGAGCACCTTCGCCCTGGACATCCGGATGCAGTGCGCCGGATTCCTCTCCGGCCTGCAGACCGCCGACGCCTTCATCCGTTCGGGGACCTACGACCGGGTCCTTCTCGTGGGCGCCGAGGTCCACTCCGGGCTGATGCCGTGGCCCGAATCCGTCTGGGACGTGATGCTCGGTCGAGGCGAGGGGCCGTGCGACCCCTACTGGTACGAGAGGGCGACCGGGATGCGGGACCGTGCGGTCCTTTTCGGGGACGGCGCGGGCGCGCTGGTCCTCGAGGCGAACGAATCGGGCGACGGCCGCGGCTTCCTCGGCTTCGTCATGAAGACGGACGGCGCCCACTGGGACAAGCTCTACGTTCCCGGCGGCGGCTGCAAGTCACGCCCATATTTCACGCCGGAGATGTTCGACGCCCTCGGGACGATCCCCATCGTCGAGGGCCGGCAGGTCTTCCGCCTCGCGAGCCAGCTGATGCCGGAGGCGGTGCGGGACGTTCTCGCGAAGACGGGCCACGGTCTCGGGGAGCTGGACCTCCTCCTGATGCACCAGGCGAACCTGAGGATCAACGAGTCGGTCCAGAAGGTCCTCGGACTTCCCGACGAGAAGGTCTTCAACAACATCCAGAAGTACGGCAACACGACGGCCGCGACGCTCCCCCTCGTCTACGACGAGGCCGTGGCCGCGGGGCGAATCGGTCCGGGCGCGCTCGTCGGCTTCACGGCCCTCGGCGCAGGCCTGCACTGGGGCGCCGCGGTCGCGCGCATCTGA
- a CDS encoding radical SAM protein — protein sequence MSEKRVTHRHDRAANGRRFVYVVRSRRSGGLSVGINLDPQQTCNFDCVYCEVIDRRAIARHVRRPAIVASEVTAELSTVLVALRGGGEAPRDVAFAGDGEPSTFRGFLPLARVVLDARDAAGLSGVPVILITNGSGLGRAEMREAHDLFASRGGRFWVKLDAGTEPFYRAVCRTSVPFARVLANLTAAARRHPVVVQSMFFRSDALGIPSTAEVAAWAGRLADVVRAGGSLAAVQVYTVARETMEAGVHPLSTDALEDIARVARLTVHAVPVEVFA from the coding sequence GTGAGTGAGAAGCGCGTCACGCACCGTCACGATCGCGCCGCCAACGGGCGGCGCTTCGTCTACGTCGTCCGCTCGCGACGGTCGGGAGGTCTTTCCGTCGGGATCAACCTCGACCCGCAGCAGACCTGCAACTTCGACTGCGTCTATTGCGAGGTGATCGACCGGCGCGCGATCGCCCGCCACGTGCGACGCCCGGCGATCGTGGCTTCCGAGGTGACGGCCGAGCTCTCGACGGTGCTGGTCGCTCTTCGCGGCGGCGGCGAGGCCCCTCGCGACGTCGCCTTCGCCGGGGACGGCGAGCCGTCCACCTTCCGCGGGTTCCTCCCGCTCGCACGCGTGGTGCTCGACGCGCGGGATGCGGCAGGCCTCTCCGGCGTCCCGGTGATCCTCATCACGAACGGCTCCGGGCTCGGCCGGGCCGAGATGCGGGAGGCCCACGACCTCTTCGCCTCCCGCGGCGGCCGCTTCTGGGTCAAGCTCGACGCGGGAACCGAGCCGTTCTACCGCGCCGTCTGCCGCACGTCGGTTCCCTTCGCGCGCGTCCTGGCGAACCTCACCGCCGCCGCGCGCCGGCACCCCGTCGTCGTCCAGTCGATGTTCTTCCGTTCGGACGCGCTCGGGATCCCTTCAACCGCGGAGGTCGCGGCCTGGGCCGGCCGGCTCGCCGACGTCGTCCGGGCCGGCGGCTCGCTCGCGGCGGTGCAGGTCTACACGGTGGCGCGGGAGACGATGGAAGCGGGAGTTCATCCGCTTTCGACGGATGCCCTCGAGGACATCGCCCGGGTCGCGCGCCTCACGGTGCACGCCGTTCCCGTCGAAGTCTTCGCGTGA
- a CDS encoding serine/threonine protein kinase, which produces MAVTPGTLLGRYRLLERAGAGGMSEVWRAEDQTLHRTVAVKVIHDPIAADPTFAERFLREARLVAGLEHPNILSVYDFGTAPLGGKDVSYLVMPLVSGGSLKERIRGPVPPAEAVPWLAAIAAALDHAHSKGILHRDVKPGNVLLDASGRPLLADFGLARSADSVSGLTATGTVMGTPSYMAPEQAMGKALDARADQYALACIAFEMLTGRVPFKADTPLAVLHQHVSVPPEPVTSFIGGLPPGVDDVLSRGLSKNAAQRYGSCTELVSALAAVFGLSLGSIAATSAPVRAVPPPPPGAPTIHGAPTFLEGRRDAAVESLPTVVSRPANVVSGGNLSSPEAKMAAAASLPPPPPAARPKKGPSPAVLAVAAALVLAVLGGGGWFAWSRLAPGKDGDAPPATASTLASVETSTAPAEALPSGGGASGVAGTVTEAGTAGFASAGSDPAKPPDAPESPADAGSPMGQVADTGSTAATTTTDPAEGRPPAATGGSTMSRGEDRPRRPGVAEREMTQADGGELALPRREALVDGGSWSLDSRVERAYVALDTTRTKGTLTREALAEAGGAAREISATSDEPEAFFIDLYTRAGSAFLNGDNATAWQQLAEAFRVDAAGAAGGRVLRFVRKVMRGKGRNPGPDANWILGLAFGDVRGDLDEELEAAAERAPGNRMVLFARALRAVEVRDSRKATALLREGCSGGIEEACQLLDRR; this is translated from the coding sequence ATGGCCGTAACCCCCGGAACCCTCCTGGGTCGATATCGCCTACTCGAGCGCGCGGGCGCCGGCGGAATGTCGGAAGTCTGGCGGGCCGAGGACCAGACCCTCCACCGCACCGTCGCCGTCAAGGTCATCCACGATCCGATCGCCGCGGACCCGACCTTCGCGGAACGCTTCCTCCGGGAAGCGCGCCTCGTGGCGGGGCTCGAGCACCCGAACATCCTCTCCGTCTACGATTTCGGGACGGCGCCCCTCGGGGGCAAGGACGTTTCGTACCTCGTCATGCCCCTGGTCTCCGGGGGCTCGCTGAAGGAGCGGATCCGGGGGCCCGTGCCACCCGCCGAGGCGGTGCCCTGGCTCGCCGCGATCGCGGCCGCCCTCGACCACGCTCATTCGAAGGGGATCCTCCACCGCGACGTCAAGCCGGGGAACGTCCTCCTCGACGCCTCGGGACGACCGCTCCTGGCCGACTTCGGCCTGGCGCGCAGCGCCGACTCGGTGTCGGGGCTCACGGCCACGGGCACGGTGATGGGGACGCCGTCGTACATGGCGCCGGAACAGGCGATGGGGAAGGCGCTCGACGCGCGGGCCGACCAGTACGCCCTCGCCTGCATCGCCTTCGAGATGCTGACGGGGCGCGTTCCCTTCAAGGCGGACACGCCTCTCGCGGTTCTCCACCAGCACGTCAGCGTCCCGCCCGAGCCGGTGACCTCGTTCATCGGAGGGTTGCCCCCGGGCGTCGACGACGTCCTCTCTCGCGGGCTCTCGAAGAACGCCGCCCAGCGCTACGGCAGCTGCACGGAGCTCGTGTCGGCTCTCGCCGCCGTCTTCGGGCTCTCCCTCGGATCGATCGCCGCGACCTCGGCTCCGGTGCGCGCGGTCCCGCCGCCGCCACCGGGAGCGCCCACGATCCACGGCGCGCCGACGTTCCTCGAGGGCCGCCGGGACGCGGCCGTCGAGAGTCTTCCGACGGTGGTTTCCAGGCCCGCCAACGTCGTCTCGGGCGGGAACCTGTCGTCGCCCGAAGCGAAGATGGCCGCCGCGGCCTCGCTTCCGCCACCGCCGCCGGCTGCCCGGCCGAAAAAAGGGCCGAGCCCCGCCGTGCTCGCCGTGGCAGCGGCTCTCGTCCTCGCGGTGCTCGGCGGCGGCGGCTGGTTCGCGTGGTCGCGCCTGGCGCCCGGGAAGGACGGCGACGCCCCGCCCGCGACGGCGTCGACGCTCGCGAGCGTCGAAACGTCCACAGCGCCGGCAGAAGCTCTGCCGTCGGGCGGCGGGGCGAGCGGGGTAGCGGGAACGGTCACGGAAGCGGGGACGGCGGGCTTCGCGTCGGCCGGGTCCGACCCGGCGAAGCCGCCGGACGCCCCTGAATCCCCGGCTGACGCCGGGTCGCCGATGGGGCAGGTCGCGGATACGGGCTCGACGGCCGCTACGACCACGACGGACCCCGCCGAGGGGCGGCCGCCGGCGGCCACGGGAGGCTCGACGATGTCCCGCGGCGAGGACCGGCCGCGGCGTCCTGGCGTGGCGGAGCGCGAGATGACGCAGGCGGATGGAGGAGAGCTGGCGCTTCCGAGGCGCGAGGCTCTCGTGGACGGGGGAAGCTGGTCCCTGGACTCCCGGGTCGAGCGGGCCTACGTCGCCCTCGACACGACCCGGACGAAGGGAACGCTGACCCGGGAGGCCCTCGCCGAGGCCGGGGGTGCGGCACGTGAGATCTCCGCCACCAGCGACGAGCCGGAGGCGTTCTTCATCGATCTCTACACGCGGGCCGGGAGCGCCTTTCTCAACGGTGACAACGCCACGGCGTGGCAGCAGCTCGCCGAGGCCTTCAGGGTCGACGCCGCCGGGGCCGCCGGAGGGCGCGTCCTGCGATTCGTGAGGAAGGTGATGCGCGGGAAGGGGCGGAACCCGGGACCGGACGCGAACTGGATCCTGGGCCTCGCGTTCGGAGACGTGCGGGGCGATCTCGACGAAGAGCTCGAGGCGGCCGCCGAGCGGGCGCCCGGCAACAGGATGGTCCTCTTCGCGCGGGCGCTCCGGGCCGTCGAGGTCCGCGACAGCCGAAAGGCCACGGCGCTCCTCAGGGAAGGCTGCTCGGGCGGCATCGAAGAGGCCTGCCAGCTCCTCGACCGGCGGTAA